GCGAGCTGAATTATGGCACCGGCCATCGCCGCCGCTACGGTGCCTATCAGGATGTCCCTGTTCTTTACATGGGTCAGCTCGTGGCCAAGAACCCCCTCGAGCTCGTCTCGGTTAAGGATTCTGAGGAGCCCCTGGGTTACGGCAACGACGGCGTGCTTTGGATTCCTCCCAGTGGCGAACGCATTTGGCGTTTCACTGGGGATTATGGCTATCCTCGGCATAGGGAGTCCTGCTTTCTCCGCTAGTTTTCGAACTATTGCGTAGAGCTCCGGTGCCTCCATCTCGTCAACTACCCTCGCGTTGTACCAACTCAACACGATTTTGTCGCTGTACCAGTAGGTTATGAAGTTGAAGAGCATCGCGAACAGGAACATGGCAAAGGCCACATTGGGCCCGCCGAAGAGGTAACCTATACCCATGAGCAGTCCGGTTAAGATTCCCATCAACAGTCCCGTTCGGAGCCACATCTCAAGCCCCATGCTCTCACCCCGGGAAAGAATACAATGGAAGAAAATAAAGCTTTTTGGTCAGAAGTGGGTAGAAAAGAAGGGCATCACATGCCCATTCCCATATCCATTCCACCCATTCCGCCCATGCCGCCGGGCATTCCTCCGCCCTGACCGCCTTCGGATTTTGTGGGCTTGGCAGCGATGACGTCGTCGATTCTAAGTATCATTATTGCCGCCTCGCTGGCGCTCTTGATAGCCTGCTTCGGAACGCGGAGAGGGGCAATAATGCCCTTCTCGAGCATGTCGGCGGGCTTGCCCTCAAAGACGTCAATGCCTATTCCAAGGCCCTTGTTCTTGTGCTCGCTGATGACCTTGACCATTATGTCAACGGGGTCAAGACCAGCGTTCTCAGCGAGGGTCTTCGGGATTATCTTGAGGGCCTCGGCGAAGGCCTCTATTGCCAGTGCTTCCTTTCCTCCAACCTGCTTGGCGTACTCGTCGAGCCTTATGCTCAGCTCAATCTCCGGGGCACCGCCGGCTGGAAGGATTGCACCGTCCTCCATCACGTCCTTAACGACCTTGATAGCGTCTTCCAGAGCACGCTCGACTTCGTCAACGACGTGCTCGGTCCCACCACGGATGAGTATCGTCACAGCCTTCGGGTTCTTGCAGCCCTCGACGAAAATCATGTTCTCTCCAGCAACCTTCCTCTGCTCGACGAGCTCGGCTTCACCGAGGTCTTCGCTGGTAAGGTCCTTAACGTTGGTGACTATCTTAGCTCCCGTGGCTTTAGCCAGCTTCTCCATGTCGCTCTTCTTGACCCTTCTCACGGCCATTATGCCGTACTTAGCGAGATAGTGCTGAGCCAAATCGTCAATGCCCTTCTGGACGAAGACAACGTTGGCTCCGGTCTTGGCTATGGCCTCGACCATCTCCTTGAGCATCCTCTCCTCCTGCTCGATAAAGTCGAAGAGCTGGTCCGGGCTTGTTATGTTAATCTTTGCATCAGTCTCGGTCTTCTTGACCTCAA
This sequence is a window from Thermococcus sp.. Protein-coding genes within it:
- the thsB gene encoding thermosome subunit beta — its product is LVDSLGDIVITNDGATILDEMDIQHPAAKMMVEVAKTQDKEAGDGTTTAVVIAGELLKKAEELLDQNIHPSIIVKGYTMAAEKAQEILDKIAIKVNPDDEETLLKIASTSITGKSAEAHRELLAKLAVEAVKQVAEKEDGKYRIDIDNIKIEKKPGESVDESELIRGVVIDKEVVHPRMPKRVEGAKIALIGDALEVKKTETDAKINITSPDQLFDFIEQEERMLKEMVEAIAKTGANVVFVQKGIDDLAQHYLAKYGIMAVRRVKKSDMEKLAKATGAKIVTNVKDLTSEDLGEAELVEQRKVAGENMIFVEGCKNPKAVTILIRGGTEHVVDEVERALEDAIKVVKDVMEDGAILPAGGAPEIELSIRLDEYAKQVGGKEALAIEAFAEALKIIPKTLAENAGLDPVDIMVKVISEHKNKGLGIGIDVFEGKPADMLEKGIIAPLRVPKQAIKSASEAAIMILRIDDVIAAKPTKSEGGQGGGMPGGMGGMGGMDMGMGM
- a CDS encoding zinc metalloprotease HtpX, whose amino-acid sequence is MGLEMWLRTGLLMGILTGLLMGIGYLFGGPNVAFAMFLFAMLFNFITYWYSDKIVLSWYNARVVDEMEAPELYAIVRKLAEKAGLPMPRIAIIPSETPNAFATGRNPKHAVVAVTQGLLRILNRDELEGVLGHELTHVKNRDILIGTVAAAMAGAIIQLAYWARWIAIFGSYDDRDGDNVLAAILVAILAPIAAMLIQAAISRSREFLADEGGAKLSGKPWALASALLKIEQAVRYRPMREGNPATAHMFIVNPFRGMSIANLFSTHPPTEKRIERLRKIAEEMGYVPNF